The following proteins are encoded in a genomic region of Sulfurimonas sp. HSL3-7:
- a CDS encoding rhodanese-like domain-containing protein: MRKVLLLMVTALSLFAVEPVVTGAWLKGHLNDKDVVVVDVTKKESYDSGHIPTAMQSGIELWRQGVDKHAEVRSIEALQAEMRRLGINNDTRVVVYSHHLNNKDMLRATYVIWAMAYAGHPNTALLDGGIYAYKAAGGALTTKTEANRKGNFTADKNAKMIATMAEVKASLHKVPMVDSRPAVFYFGAQKQPVLKRPGHISGAKSFFWRYNVTNENRIKPTAELSEMIEKGLGLKKNDPLIIYCTGGLEASMNYFVYHRLLGFEKAKLYDGSMKEWGNRDDTPMTRYRWE, from the coding sequence GTAACGGCACTGTCACTTTTTGCGGTGGAACCAGTGGTAACGGGAGCGTGGCTGAAGGGACATCTTAATGACAAGGATGTGGTTGTTGTGGATGTAACGAAAAAAGAGAGTTACGACAGCGGTCATATTCCGACAGCAATGCAGTCGGGCATTGAGCTGTGGCGTCAGGGTGTCGACAAGCATGCCGAGGTGCGGAGTATCGAAGCACTGCAGGCAGAGATGCGCCGATTGGGGATCAACAATGACACCAGAGTCGTCGTCTATTCCCATCATCTCAACAATAAAGATATGTTGAGAGCTACCTACGTCATCTGGGCGATGGCTTACGCCGGTCATCCGAACACGGCACTGCTGGATGGCGGTATATACGCTTATAAAGCAGCCGGAGGAGCGCTTACAACAAAAACAGAAGCCAACCGCAAAGGCAATTTCACTGCGGACAAGAACGCCAAGATGATCGCAACGATGGCGGAGGTGAAGGCATCTCTGCATAAGGTGCCGATGGTGGATTCTCGCCCGGCGGTCTTCTATTTCGGTGCCCAGAAACAGCCGGTGCTGAAACGTCCTGGGCACATTAGCGGGGCAAAAAGCTTTTTCTGGCGTTACAATGTGACGAACGAGAACCGCATCAAGCCGACAGCGGAACTTTCTGAAATGATCGAAAAAGGGTTGGGACTTAAAAAGAACGATCCGCTTATTATCTACTGCACCGGCGGTCTGGAAGCCTCGATGAACTATTTTGTCTACCACCGGTTGCTCGGGTTTGAAAAGGCGAAGCTTTATGACGGTTCAATGAAAGAGTGGGGCAACCGTGACGACACGCCGATGACGCGCTACCGTTGGGAGTAA
- a CDS encoding FAD binding domain-containing protein, with amino-acid sequence MNKFSWYDAKTVEDALKQVNTTASEALQPGSSENTAIFKCGGTDLLDLMKEGLLTPQKIVNIRTISGLDRISYDRKTGLRIGANATLSQIASEPVVKENYLAFKQAVAHAATPQIRNMASLGGNLAQRTRCWYFRSIDHQCLRKGGNSCFARHGENEYHAIMENGLCVSVHASSVATALMAFDARIEITGAKGRKKEVPMDKFFVLPEDDVSRESILKADELITAVIIPPVTANTRSCYIYQGARESHDWPLADVAVVLELSGTSCKNATVVLGAAAPIPLKAEAASHALTGRLINEETAVAAGEASMQGAMALSKNAYKIPIFKAIVKRAVLGCL; translated from the coding sequence ATGAACAAATTTAGCTGGTACGATGCCAAAACCGTCGAAGACGCGTTGAAACAGGTTAACACTACTGCATCGGAAGCCCTCCAACCCGGGTCTTCCGAAAATACTGCTATTTTCAAATGCGGGGGGACCGATCTGCTTGACTTGATGAAAGAGGGGTTGCTAACACCTCAGAAGATTGTCAACATCAGAACTATTTCGGGACTTGACCGTATCTCCTATGACAGAAAAACAGGACTGAGAATAGGCGCCAATGCCACACTGTCGCAAATAGCGTCAGAACCTGTTGTCAAAGAGAATTATCTCGCCTTTAAGCAAGCTGTTGCTCATGCAGCTACGCCCCAGATAAGAAATATGGCAAGCCTGGGCGGTAACCTGGCCCAAAGAACCCGTTGCTGGTATTTTCGATCCATTGATCACCAATGCCTGAGAAAAGGCGGAAACAGCTGCTTTGCCAGGCACGGCGAAAATGAATACCACGCGATTATGGAAAACGGGCTCTGCGTCAGCGTGCACGCTTCATCGGTGGCGACTGCATTAATGGCCTTTGATGCACGGATCGAAATCACCGGCGCCAAAGGCCGTAAAAAAGAGGTACCGATGGATAAATTTTTCGTGTTACCGGAGGATGATGTCAGCAGGGAATCTATTCTTAAAGCCGACGAGCTGATCACCGCAGTGATCATTCCGCCCGTCACCGCCAATACACGAAGCTGCTACATCTATCAGGGTGCCAGGGAGTCTCATGACTGGCCATTAGCGGATGTAGCCGTCGTTCTAGAGCTCTCCGGAACCAGCTGTAAAAATGCCACGGTAGTATTGGGCGCTGCCGCCCCCATACCCCTGAAAGCCGAAGCCGCTTCGCATGCACTGACCGGACGGCTGATCAATGAAGAGACAGCTGTCGCAGCGGGTGAAGCCTCTATGCAAGGCGCCATGGCCTTGTCAAAAAATGCGTACAAAATCCCTATCTTTAAAGCCATTGTCAAACGCGCCGTTTTGGGATGTCTTTGA
- a CDS encoding D-2-hydroxyacid dehydrogenase has translation MKIVILDAATFGETDLSGFDDLGEVVIYQTTTADETLERAKDADVIVTNKVVIDAAIMEASTHLKLICIAATGMNNVDLEYAEKNEIAVKNVAGYSTDSVVQHTFSMLFYLMGHSRYYDEYVKSGEWQKSPVFTHVAKPFAEVKGKKWGIIGLGEIGRGVADIAKAFGAEVYYYSTSGKNTNSAYEQISFTKLLETCDIVTIHAPLNAQTKDLIGHSELLMLKDGAILLNLGRGGIVSERALSAIIDVKEIYVGLDVLEKEPMTIPHPLMDIEHKERLYITPHIAWTSAEARKKLIASVIENIRSVF, from the coding sequence ATGAAGATAGTCATTTTAGATGCAGCTACTTTCGGTGAGACAGACCTTAGCGGATTTGATGATCTTGGTGAGGTCGTAATCTACCAAACGACCACAGCGGATGAGACGCTTGAACGTGCCAAAGATGCGGATGTCATAGTGACTAACAAAGTTGTTATCGACGCTGCGATCATGGAAGCATCGACTCATCTGAAGTTGATTTGTATCGCTGCTACCGGGATGAACAATGTCGATCTTGAGTATGCTGAAAAAAACGAGATTGCAGTTAAAAATGTAGCGGGCTACTCGACCGACTCGGTGGTTCAGCACACCTTCTCGATGCTTTTCTACCTGATGGGGCATTCGCGCTATTACGATGAGTATGTCAAGTCGGGCGAGTGGCAGAAAAGCCCGGTCTTTACCCATGTTGCAAAACCTTTTGCTGAAGTAAAAGGTAAAAAATGGGGGATTATCGGACTCGGCGAGATCGGGCGCGGTGTCGCGGATATCGCGAAGGCGTTCGGCGCCGAGGTCTACTACTACTCCACCTCTGGCAAGAATACAAACAGCGCCTATGAGCAGATCAGTTTTACCAAACTGCTTGAGACCTGCGACATTGTGACTATCCATGCCCCGTTGAACGCGCAGACAAAAGACTTGATCGGCCACTCGGAACTCTTGATGCTCAAAGACGGGGCGATCCTGCTCAACCTCGGTCGCGGCGGCATTGTGAGTGAAAGGGCGTTGAGTGCGATCATCGACGTCAAAGAGATCTATGTCGGGCTGGATGTGCTTGAAAAAGAGCCGATGACGATACCGCATCCGTTGATGGACATCGAGCATAAGGAGCGTCTCTACATCACCCCGCATATTGCCTGGACCTCCGCGGAAGCACGTAAAAAGCTCATCGCTTCCGTCATCGAGAACATCCGCTCGGTTTTTTAA
- a CDS encoding AEC family transporter gives MTSVFFSVLGIYLFIAVGFVAKRSFKEKIDERTLTLLSVYFLQIFLTLWGLLKRPIDTTFLYAPLLYLFIIAVVLMLMLPLVRSLFKDPKERSIATVAALIGNTGNLGIPLGIAIFGEESIPYTTVINLVNVFFVYTVGVYFYSRGTFDVRKSLLNIVKLPILWAAMAAIALNLAGYTPGAVVSNTLMMGAYASMTMQLVLFGIYLYGVKIREINLMLTGWINLIKFLLLPVITYGVLRFVELDEMIEGVLFMELIMPLAVANVNLASLYNCRPRDTTVQVFITSLLFLGIVFVFVKVLDYI, from the coding sequence ATGACATCTGTATTTTTTTCCGTTCTCGGCATCTACCTTTTTATCGCCGTCGGCTTTGTCGCGAAGAGAAGCTTCAAAGAGAAGATAGATGAACGGACGCTTACGCTGCTCTCCGTCTATTTTTTACAGATCTTCCTCACCCTCTGGGGTCTTCTGAAGCGTCCCATCGATACCACCTTTCTTTATGCACCGCTGCTCTACCTGTTCATTATTGCCGTTGTCCTGATGCTGATGCTGCCCTTGGTGCGGTCCCTTTTCAAGGACCCAAAAGAGCGTTCCATCGCCACCGTCGCCGCGCTTATCGGCAACACGGGCAACCTCGGTATCCCTCTCGGTATCGCTATCTTCGGAGAGGAGTCCATCCCCTATACGACGGTGATCAACCTTGTCAATGTCTTCTTTGTCTACACCGTCGGGGTCTACTTCTACTCAAGGGGAACCTTCGATGTCAGAAAGTCGCTGCTTAACATCGTCAAGCTCCCTATCCTCTGGGCGGCCATGGCCGCCATTGCGCTCAACCTTGCCGGTTACACCCCCGGTGCCGTCGTCTCAAACACCCTGATGATGGGTGCCTATGCCTCTATGACGATGCAGCTGGTCCTCTTCGGTATCTACCTTTACGGAGTGAAGATCCGCGAGATCAATTTGATGCTTACCGGCTGGATCAACCTTATCAAGTTTCTGCTGCTGCCGGTGATCACCTACGGCGTGCTCCGTTTTGTGGAGCTTGACGAGATGATCGAGGGGGTTCTCTTTATGGAGCTGATCATGCCGCTGGCCGTTGCCAACGTCAACCTGGCATCACTCTACAACTGCCGCCCGCGCGATACGACGGTGCAGGTCTTTATCACCTCCCTCCTTTTTTTGGGTATTGTCTTTGTTTTTGTTAAAGTTCTGGACTACATCTAA
- a CDS encoding response regulator encodes MILPKKILFIDDDNLQTETRAQLLMDTRHHVVVVVDSFDEVKILYQEDKFDIVIIDFARDFGMKSLEYIDSIDPMQKMITISENEEYSESKGCDYCVKYHQRRRLKPPFPFPELVRLIENFEITSCKYRNSL; translated from the coding sequence ATGATACTTCCAAAAAAAATACTTTTTATTGATGATGACAATCTTCAAACCGAAACCCGTGCGCAATTACTGATGGATACCCGTCATCATGTGGTCGTAGTGGTCGATTCGTTTGATGAGGTGAAAATACTCTATCAGGAAGATAAATTCGATATCGTCATCATCGATTTTGCCCGTGACTTCGGTATGAAAAGCCTGGAGTATATAGACAGTATCGACCCTATGCAAAAAATGATCACGATCTCGGAAAATGAAGAGTACAGCGAATCTAAAGGGTGTGATTACTGTGTAAAATACCATCAACGCCGCCGTTTGAAGCCTCCCTTTCCCTTTCCTGAACTTGTGCGTCTGATCGAGAATTTCGAGATCACTAGCTGCAAGTATAGAAACAGTTTGTAA
- a CDS encoding xanthine dehydrogenase family protein molybdopterin-binding subunit, producing MDMQRVERALEKLKRAVGIGMKRITMPHGIPGHSLTQVEREAPQEEPPAWPINDELSVVGKSVKRLDAHAKVTGSAKYTSDIRLPGMLFGKMLCSHHPHAKVISVDTTAAARHPGVAAVHLFGMTDSKDDRGQGEFPEITFAGQPIAGVAAQSLQIAEEAVKLIRVEYQKLPFVVDLEEAQKKSAPVAFHINVEEKFSDRGVKINGNRYGPWYGKQKGDVKRGFADADLVVERTYKTQVQHHCCLETHGVVVDYRDDGVTVYASTQSTKNVRDGFARTFGLPANRVRVICEFMGGGFGSKQQLGRTAVMAGYLSKKSGRPVSLMLDRKEEFLSAGNRSNSIQRLKIGARKDGTLTAVELHSRGTAGVGRSAGVGNVARSLYPCANFYSEHYTVLTNAGPAKPFRAPGNVQGAFPVEQLMDELAERLGLDPLVLRDRCDRSEIRRLERLRGAEKFGWSRRKVAGASSGTVKKGLGMAQATWPKMLNLDSTVEVLLFKDGGIEVRSGVQDIGTGTKTVLAQVVAEELGLQPEEITVRIGDTLFPDGPTSEGSKVTGSITPAARNAAYKVKRQLFEQVANTLGTEASELAAAEGRIFSKKEPSKKIAFQEALRMMKNTQIGATATRSENYEGKPVSEDLGSVQFAEVSVDTETGIVNVERIVTANSCGRPINIAQIESQIEGAVIQGVSYALYENRVMDAATGHQMNTNLHQYQLPFSMEIPEIEIILIESYDAATSTDAVGIGEPPIIATAPAIANAVYNAIGVRIYELPITPDKVLKALNKI from the coding sequence ATGGATATGCAACGTGTCGAAAGGGCCCTGGAAAAACTCAAGAGAGCAGTCGGAATCGGGATGAAGCGCATCACGATGCCTCACGGCATACCCGGTCACAGCCTGACGCAGGTAGAGCGGGAGGCACCTCAGGAAGAGCCGCCGGCATGGCCGATCAACGACGAGCTCAGTGTCGTCGGAAAAAGCGTGAAACGGCTCGATGCCCATGCCAAGGTGACCGGTAGTGCCAAATACACCTCCGATATCCGTCTGCCGGGGATGCTTTTTGGCAAGATGCTCTGCTCTCACCATCCGCATGCAAAGGTTATATCCGTCGACACGACTGCCGCGGCACGCCATCCCGGCGTCGCTGCCGTCCATCTCTTCGGCATGACCGATTCCAAGGACGATAGGGGGCAGGGAGAGTTCCCGGAGATCACATTCGCCGGCCAGCCGATCGCAGGCGTGGCAGCACAGAGCCTGCAGATCGCCGAGGAAGCCGTGAAACTGATCAGGGTAGAGTATCAGAAGCTTCCCTTTGTCGTCGATCTTGAGGAAGCACAGAAAAAGAGCGCCCCCGTCGCCTTTCATATCAACGTCGAAGAGAAATTTAGTGACAGAGGGGTGAAAATCAACGGCAACCGCTACGGTCCCTGGTACGGCAAACAAAAAGGCGACGTAAAAAGAGGATTTGCCGATGCGGATCTCGTCGTCGAGCGGACCTACAAAACGCAGGTACAGCACCACTGCTGTCTCGAGACCCACGGCGTCGTCGTCGACTACCGAGACGACGGCGTCACGGTCTACGCCTCGACCCAGAGCACAAAAAACGTCCGCGACGGCTTCGCACGAACGTTCGGCCTCCCCGCTAACAGGGTGCGGGTCATCTGCGAATTCATGGGCGGCGGGTTCGGCTCAAAACAGCAGCTGGGACGTACTGCCGTGATGGCCGGGTATCTTTCCAAAAAATCGGGTCGGCCGGTCTCTCTGATGCTCGACCGCAAAGAGGAGTTCCTCTCTGCCGGCAACCGCTCGAACTCCATTCAGCGCTTGAAGATCGGGGCAAGAAAAGACGGAACCCTGACCGCCGTCGAACTCCATTCGCGCGGTACCGCCGGGGTCGGTCGCAGCGCCGGGGTGGGAAACGTCGCCAGAAGCCTCTACCCCTGCGCCAATTTCTACTCCGAACACTACACAGTTTTGACCAATGCCGGCCCCGCCAAGCCCTTCAGGGCCCCCGGCAATGTACAGGGGGCTTTTCCCGTAGAGCAGCTGATGGACGAACTGGCCGAAAGACTGGGACTCGACCCTCTCGTGCTACGAGACCGGTGCGACAGGAGCGAGATCAGACGCCTCGAACGCCTTCGCGGCGCCGAGAAGTTCGGCTGGTCAAGAAGAAAAGTGGCCGGTGCCAGTTCCGGGACAGTAAAAAAAGGGCTCGGTATGGCCCAGGCGACATGGCCGAAAATGCTCAACTTGGATTCGACCGTCGAAGTGCTGCTTTTCAAAGATGGCGGGATCGAAGTCCGCTCGGGCGTCCAGGACATCGGTACCGGCACCAAGACGGTCCTCGCCCAGGTCGTGGCTGAAGAGCTGGGGCTGCAGCCTGAAGAGATCACCGTGCGCATCGGCGACACCCTCTTCCCAGACGGCCCGACTTCCGAGGGGAGCAAGGTCACCGGTTCCATCACCCCGGCGGCGAGGAACGCGGCCTATAAAGTGAAACGCCAACTCTTCGAGCAGGTCGCCAACACCCTGGGTACGGAGGCCTCTGAGCTCGCAGCGGCGGAGGGCCGTATCTTCTCCAAAAAAGAACCTTCGAAGAAAATCGCTTTTCAAGAAGCGCTCAGAATGATGAAAAACACCCAGATTGGTGCGACAGCAACCCGTTCAGAGAATTACGAGGGAAAACCCGTCAGCGAAGATCTCGGTTCCGTTCAGTTTGCCGAAGTGAGCGTGGACACCGAAACGGGGATCGTCAACGTTGAGAGGATCGTCACGGCAAACAGCTGCGGAAGGCCGATCAACATTGCCCAGATCGAAAGCCAGATTGAAGGCGCCGTGATTCAGGGGGTCTCCTACGCACTCTACGAGAACCGGGTCATGGACGCCGCAACAGGCCACCAGATGAACACCAACCTGCACCAGTATCAACTCCCCTTTTCAATGGAGATTCCCGAAATAGAAATCATCCTCATCGAAAGCTACGATGCAGCCACCTCTACCGATGCCGTGGGGATCGGGGAGCCTCCGATCATCGCAACGGCACCGGCCATTGCCAATGCGGTCTATAATGCCATCGGCGTACGCATCTACGAGTTACCTATAACACCGGACAAAGTGCTGAAAGCCTTGAACAAAATATAA
- a CDS encoding DedA family protein — translation MPEIYGPLGLFLASFFAATILPFSSEVTFALALNDGMAVSAAMLAASSGNVLAIVLNYGLGRWLREATSARLQRSKSGAKALAFGERYGAWALLLTPFPIIGDPVTLAAGLLRIHWLLFLLIAGSLRILRYWMIVQAF, via the coding sequence ATGCCCGAGATCTACGGCCCGTTAGGGCTTTTTCTTGCCTCTTTCTTCGCGGCAACAATCCTCCCTTTCAGTTCCGAAGTCACTTTTGCCCTCGCTTTGAACGACGGTATGGCCGTGAGTGCGGCCATGCTTGCCGCCTCCTCGGGAAATGTATTGGCCATCGTACTCAATTACGGTCTTGGCAGATGGCTGCGCGAGGCGACAAGTGCCCGTCTGCAGCGTTCAAAAAGCGGCGCGAAAGCGCTTGCATTCGGGGAACGTTACGGTGCGTGGGCACTGCTGTTGACTCCCTTCCCCATTATCGGTGACCCTGTTACGCTGGCAGCGGGTCTGCTGCGTATCCATTGGCTACTTTTTCTGCTGATCGCCGGGTCGCTTCGCATTCTGCGTTATTGGATGATAGTACAGGCATTTTAA
- the rpsU gene encoding 30S ribosomal protein S21, whose amino-acid sequence MPGITLRSDDNFDAAYRRFKKQTDRNLVVTEARARRFHETATEKRKKDKISARKKMLKRLFMMRRYESRL is encoded by the coding sequence ATGCCTGGTATTACACTACGCTCAGACGATAACTTTGACGCAGCATACCGCCGTTTCAAAAAGCAAACTGACCGTAACTTGGTTGTTACCGAAGCGCGCGCTCGCCGTTTCCACGAAACAGCGACTGAGAAACGTAAAAAGGATAAGATCAGTGCTCGTAAAAAGATGCTTAAACGTCTTTTCATGATGCGCCGATACGAATCACGCCTCTAA
- a CDS encoding nucleotidyltransferase family protein, whose amino-acid sequence MKKIAAIILAAGSSSRMGRSKQLLRINGVSFVRKTAETALASQCSHVFVVTGAQEDAVRTELDGLDVTIVANPFWHAGMGSSIRSGIQALKTDPHTYDAALFLLIDQPAVTTALLNTIIGTFKEGKNLVASAYADSVGVPALFAAAYFEALENLPADRGAKLLLKRHSADLKRIPFPEGAFDIDTQADFERLQTLPPFENKS is encoded by the coding sequence ATGAAGAAGATTGCAGCCATCATCCTTGCAGCCGGCAGCTCAAGCCGTATGGGGCGTTCCAAACAGTTACTCAGAATTAATGGCGTGAGTTTTGTCAGAAAAACGGCCGAAACAGCCCTTGCATCGCAGTGCAGTCATGTTTTCGTCGTTACCGGTGCACAGGAAGATGCGGTCAGGACAGAGCTTGATGGGCTTGATGTCACGATTGTTGCTAACCCCTTTTGGCACGCAGGGATGGGAAGTTCCATCCGATCCGGGATACAGGCCCTTAAAACTGATCCGCATACCTATGATGCCGCTCTTTTCCTGCTGATTGATCAGCCAGCCGTTACGACCGCCTTGCTCAACACCATTATCGGTACATTTAAAGAGGGAAAGAATCTTGTCGCCAGTGCATATGCCGATTCTGTCGGGGTTCCCGCACTCTTCGCCGCTGCTTATTTCGAAGCGCTGGAAAATCTGCCTGCGGACCGCGGCGCCAAGCTGCTTTTGAAACGCCACAGTGCGGATCTAAAGCGTATCCCCTTTCCCGAAGGGGCATTCGACATTGATACACAGGCGGATTTCGAACGTCTGCAAACGCTTCCCCCCTTTGAGAACAAATCTTAA
- the purT gene encoding formate-dependent phosphoribosylglycinamide formyltransferase, translated as MLFSAPLKSNSKRVMLLGSGELGKEVAIEAQRLGLEVIAVDRYEGAPAHSVAHRAHVVNMQDEEAILEIIRHEKPDYILPEIEAISIDALFKAEAEGFNVIPNANAVSKTMNRKNIRTFAAEELGLKTGPYRFVTTLEGMRQAGEELGYPCVVKPVMSSSGHGQSVMRSADDLENSWEMAKEARGDASELIVEAFVNFDYEITMLTARNGKETVFCEPIGHEQRDGDYVFSWQPMRMSEVAKRKAQEIAKNITDGLGGQGLFGVELFVEGDEVYFSEVSPRPHDTGMVTLITQSQSEFALHLRAVLGLPLGFTFYGEGASAAFKSENHSYAPVIEVDDALFTNNSFVRVFGKPEAHKGRRLAVALVLDKVEDALDQSRKLITKISDIK; from the coding sequence ATGTTATTTTCAGCACCACTCAAAAGTAATTCAAAACGTGTCATGTTATTAGGTTCAGGTGAGCTTGGAAAAGAGGTCGCTATAGAAGCGCAGCGTCTTGGACTTGAGGTGATCGCAGTCGATCGTTATGAAGGCGCTCCCGCCCACTCTGTCGCGCACCGTGCCCATGTGGTGAACATGCAGGATGAAGAGGCGATCCTGGAGATCATTCGCCATGAGAAACCCGACTACATCCTGCCGGAGATCGAAGCGATCAGCATTGATGCTTTATTTAAAGCAGAGGCCGAAGGGTTCAACGTCATCCCTAATGCCAATGCCGTCTCAAAAACGATGAACCGCAAAAACATCCGTACTTTCGCTGCTGAAGAGCTGGGCCTTAAAACAGGGCCGTACCGTTTTGTGACGACTCTGGAGGGGATGCGTCAGGCGGGTGAAGAGCTGGGCTATCCCTGTGTGGTCAAACCGGTGATGAGCTCATCGGGACACGGGCAGTCTGTCATGCGATCGGCGGATGATCTTGAAAACTCATGGGAGATGGCAAAAGAGGCGCGCGGCGATGCCAGTGAACTGATCGTCGAGGCCTTTGTCAATTTTGACTATGAGATCACGATGCTGACGGCACGCAACGGCAAAGAGACGGTCTTCTGCGAACCGATCGGCCATGAACAGCGCGACGGCGACTATGTCTTCTCCTGGCAGCCGATGCGTATGAGCGAGGTGGCAAAACGCAAAGCTCAGGAGATCGCAAAAAATATTACCGACGGTCTTGGCGGACAGGGGCTTTTCGGTGTTGAACTCTTTGTAGAAGGCGATGAGGTCTACTTTTCGGAAGTAAGCCCGCGTCCGCACGATACCGGGATGGTCACCCTCATCACACAGTCACAGAGCGAATTTGCCCTTCATCTTCGGGCGGTACTCGGTCTGCCGCTCGGCTTTACCTTCTACGGGGAAGGGGCATCGGCTGCATTCAAATCGGAGAACCATTCGTATGCACCTGTCATAGAAGTGGATGACGCCCTCTTTACTAACAACTCGTTTGTTCGTGTTTTCGGCAAACCGGAAGCGCATAAAGGGCGTCGTCTGGCGGTGGCTTTAGTCCTGGACAAAGTCGAAGATGCATTGGATCAGTCGCGTAAACTGATTACTAAAATCAGTGATATAAAGTAG
- a CDS encoding (2Fe-2S)-binding protein produces MTAGTVMAGVNAFGSEASSASEKDNAIGPEAVPIQLTINGVLKEVSVEPRETLADTLRDHLHLTGTKVACNRGSCSSCTVLLDGVPVNSCMISALDAVGRDVSTIESLASNGELHPLQQAFIDHDASQCGFCTPGMLMSCAHLLQTNPHPTFEEVKRAISGNLCRCGTHPHIFKAVLEVADKQKRK; encoded by the coding sequence ATGACCGCGGGTACCGTGATGGCAGGCGTCAATGCATTTGGCTCCGAAGCCTCTTCGGCAAGTGAAAAAGATAATGCCATCGGACCCGAAGCAGTCCCCATACAACTAACAATAAACGGCGTTCTCAAAGAGGTCTCCGTTGAACCTCGTGAAACCCTCGCAGATACCCTCAGAGACCACCTCCACCTTACCGGGACCAAAGTCGCCTGCAACCGCGGGTCCTGTTCGTCCTGCACCGTACTGCTTGACGGAGTGCCGGTAAATTCCTGCATGATATCGGCCCTTGACGCCGTTGGCAGAGATGTAAGCACCATCGAAAGCCTTGCCAGTAACGGTGAATTGCATCCCCTGCAGCAGGCCTTTATCGACCATGATGCGTCCCAGTGCGGCTTCTGCACGCCCGGGATGCTGATGAGCTGTGCGCATCTGTTACAGACGAATCCGCATCCTACCTTCGAAGAGGTTAAAAGAGCCATCAGCGGAAACCTCTGCCGCTGCGGTACCCACCCCCATATCTTCAAGGCTGTTCTGGAAGTGGCCGACAAGCAGAAAAGGAAGTGA
- a CDS encoding XdhC family protein: MKEIRNILVAFDQLVRSGEYGVLASVVQTSGSTYRRPGARALILPDNTIVGLIGGCLESALLEEAHNVRVSGIPQRLHYEKCSETDLIWSLGAGSAGTVDVLLERVGSSNPGPLQFIAACIEQRCRGVLATVVRTAQNDVSFLGARWMRCAGGSAEMTKRWAPPASLHAESDRILADGKSRMLCMNSTEILLECITPPIRLVIFGAGTDAVPVVRIASELGWSVEIIGAGCSLTDHFHEASSIEEWIPEQAAKEVVPDETTAVLLMTHNFNHDCELLQFLLPSAARYIGVIGPKRRLDKLLEEVHNNGYTPSTNALSRLYGPAGFDVGAESPEEIALSFICEVQAVLNGRSGKSLRKQDRPIHEHAL, encoded by the coding sequence ATGAAAGAGATACGTAACATACTTGTCGCCTTTGATCAACTTGTACGTTCAGGAGAATACGGGGTGCTTGCCTCTGTCGTTCAGACCTCGGGTTCCACCTACCGCCGTCCGGGAGCAAGGGCCCTGATTTTGCCCGACAACACTATAGTAGGTCTTATCGGCGGGTGCTTGGAGTCTGCGCTCCTTGAAGAAGCGCACAACGTCCGCGTATCCGGCATACCACAACGACTTCATTACGAAAAGTGCTCTGAGACTGACTTGATCTGGAGCCTCGGAGCGGGCAGTGCCGGTACCGTTGATGTACTGCTGGAACGTGTCGGCAGCAGTAATCCTGGTCCTCTGCAGTTCATTGCCGCCTGCATAGAGCAACGCTGCCGCGGCGTGTTAGCGACTGTTGTCCGAACGGCACAAAACGATGTCTCTTTTTTGGGCGCGCGGTGGATGCGATGCGCCGGAGGATCGGCCGAGATGACAAAAAGGTGGGCACCGCCTGCATCTCTGCACGCAGAGAGCGACCGCATACTGGCTGATGGAAAAAGCCGCATGCTTTGCATGAATTCAACAGAGATTCTTCTGGAGTGCATCACACCGCCCATACGCCTCGTCATCTTCGGCGCAGGTACTGATGCGGTTCCCGTCGTCCGCATTGCGTCGGAACTCGGCTGGTCTGTCGAGATCATCGGAGCGGGCTGTAGTCTGACAGACCACTTTCATGAAGCAAGCAGTATCGAAGAATGGATCCCCGAACAGGCCGCCAAAGAAGTAGTACCCGATGAGACGACAGCGGTTCTTCTGATGACGCACAACTTTAATCACGATTGCGAACTGTTGCAGTTTTTACTCCCGTCCGCAGCCCGTTACATAGGTGTTATAGGTCCCAAACGCCGTCTGGACAAGCTTTTGGAAGAAGTTCATAACAATGGGTACACGCCCTCAACAAATGCGCTCAGCCGTCTCTACGGACCGGCCGGATTCGATGTCGGCGCGGAAAGTCCCGAAGAGATCGCCCTCTCTTTCATCTGCGAGGTCCAAGCCGTATTGAACGGTCGCAGTGGCAAATCCCTTAGGAAGCAAGACAGACCGATACATGAGCATGCACTATGA